The nucleotide sequence CTGAGTATTACCATCAGGCGCCTTCGCGGGTGAAAGATCAGAGGCTTCTGAGCTTTTTTGAGCAGGGCATTTTTTCTCCGGAAACCCCGCTCTCCCAGATTCGCTTTGTAGCGCTGGACTTTGAAACCACAGGGCTGGATCCGGACAAAGACGACATTATCAGTATCGGCCTGGTGCCATTTACCCTAAACCGGATTTATCTTAACCAGGCTAAACACTGGATTGTCAGTCCAAGCCAGCCGCTTGAGGAAGAATCTGTGATTATCCACGGCATCACTCACAGCGATATTGTGGACGCGCCCGATCTGACCCGCATCCTTGAACAGGTACTTGAGTCACTCGCAGGACATGTCGTGGTGGCGCATTTTCGTAAGATTGAGCGCAACTTTCTGGATAAAGCGTTAAAAGAGAGAATCGGCGAAGGTATGCTGTTTCCGATTGTCGATACCATGGAAGTGGAAGCGGAAATTCAGAAAAAGCGGACTCAGGGAATTGTTAACCGTTTAAAAGGTACAAGGCCGCTTTCTGTCAGGTTAGCCAAAAGTCGTGCACGATACGGATTGCCGGTTTATTCAGCCCACCACGCGCTTACCGACGCGATTGCTACAGCGGAACTTTTGCAGGCGCAGATTTCGCATCATTATTCGGATATGGATCCGATTAGTAAGTTTTGGAAGTGAAGAGCGGGTTATGGGGAATAGGACAAAGTCCGTCCCCATAGCCCGAAAAACCTACTCCCTCGGCTCCGTCGTAAGCCCCATAAGTAGGCTAATACACATCAATATCATAACAATCGTAAACGGAAGCGCCGTAACGATTACCCCCGCCTGAAGTGCCTGTAGCGCTTCTGCGCCACCGACATACAGAAGTACGCCAGCGATTGCGCCTTCAATAACCGCCCAGAATACGCGTTGCGGTACCGGGTTATCGATTTTGCCGCCTGCGGTAATGTTATCAATAACCAGAGAGCCGGAGTCTGAAGAGGTCACAAAAAACACCATGATCAGAACAATGGATAACAGCGAAATCACGCTGCTAAGCGGAAGCGAATCGTAAAGATGGAAAAGAGCCAGGCTGACATCCCCTAACCCGTTTGCGCCAAGTTCACCGACCTTATTAAACACCTGATCAATGGCAATACCACCAAAAGTGGACATCCAGAGAATAGTGACCAGAGTCGGAACGATAATGACAGCCACCACAAACTCACGGACTGTACGGCCTTTAGAAACACGTGCGATAAACATACCGACAAATGGCGACCATGAAATCCACCAGGCCCAGTAGAATACTGTCCAGCCGTGCATCCAGAGCTCATCTTCACGGCCATATGGGTTACTCAGCGCGACAAAGTTCTCGATATAGCCAAGCGTTGTTTCCATCATATAGTGAGGCGCAGTATCTATGGTTACTGCGATCACGAAAAACAGCAGTGCCGCAGCAACGATAATATTGATATTACTGATTAGCTTCACGCCGCCTTCGATACCACGATATACAGAATAAGTTGCCAGCAGGGTAACAAATACGATGATCACCATCTGGGTCATCAGACCGCCATCGGTGCCAAATACATAGTTGATACCACTGGTTACCTGCTGAGCGCCCAGACCAAGCGAAGGCGCAAGGCCAAAGATGGTGGCGACAACCGCCATAATATCGATAACGTGGCCAAACCAACCCCAGGCTCTGTCACCAAGGATCGGATAGAAGATAGAACGAATAGAGAGTGGCAGACCTTTATTATAAGCAAAGAACGCAAGTGCCAGTGCTACCACCGCATACATTGCCCAGGCGTTAAAGCCCCAGTGATAAACCGTCGCGCCAAGCGCAACACGGATCGCTTCTTGGCTATTGGCTTCCACATTAAGCGGTGTTTCATACCAGCCGGTAAAATAAGCCAGCGGCTCAGCTACGCCCCAGAAAAGCAGCCCGATCCCCATACCGGCGGCAAACAGCATCGCCATCCAGGAAAGATTAGAGTGCTCAGGCCTGCAGTCCGTGCCACCGATACGAATTTTGCCATACGGAGAAAGCACCAGACCAATACAGAACAGCAGAAAGATGTTCCCCGACCACATAAACAGCTCATCAAACTGGTTGATGATACCCCATTTGATGCTATCCAGCGCCGATTTCGCCGTTCCCGGATCCATCACAACCAGTGCAATCAAGATCAGCACCATAATCCCGGCACTAAGCCCGAATACAGGGTTATGAACATCAAAACCCCACTTCTGTACGTTATCCTGACCAACCTGATAATCGGTACTGTCGATACTGTACTTATCAATTCCTTTTGTCATAGTTTCTGCCTAAATCTGTAGATACTAAGAATATGCTAGCACTTATGTAACTAAATTTCAGGGGAAGATGAGGAAATGGGGGAATAATGAAAGAAAAACACAAAACACCTCGTTCCCATGCTTATATGGACTCCCGGGTGTTGTCAAAAAGTTTATTAGAACAGAGGTCAGATGCTTGCTTATATACGGGCTCTAACTGAGGAGCTACCTCGGCCTCTTCGATGTATTCGCACCTTCATGACTTTATCTCCCGCACGGTAGTTTCTACCTGAGCATGGGCCAGTCTCTTGAAGGTTGGTCTTACCTGTTTGTTCTTACGTTCTTTTTGACTAACCTGGTATTAAGCCACAAGTGGTTGTGGCTTATATTCCTCATCACTTTTTATCATGGCAAGAGCCGTTCTCACCGTTTTATTTGCCAAAGCAATAGCTGCAACTTTTTTGCCTCGCCTTGTGGTCAGATCTTTAAGCCATTGCTCTTTTCCTGTCCGGGCTTCTCGTTTTTCCAGTTTACACACAACTGTTAAGGCTCCTCGAAAGAGTGCACTACGCAACATGTTGTGACCACACTTTTTAGCGATAGAACCTATTTTCTGTTTACCACCACTACTGTGTTGAACGGGTGTTAACCCCAGACAAGCTGAAGCTTCTCTACCCTTACTAAAATGCTCTGCCTGGCCTAACGCTACTTTTAATAAAACTGAGCATACTGGGCCAACCCCCTCCAGAGCTTGTAACCGCCTGCACACTTTATCTTGCGCTATTGACTGCTGTAGTTGTTGTGTAAAAGCTTCTACTTGCTCTATCAAATTTATAAACTGCTCATACATCTGACTCAGGCAAGCTCTAAACTGGCCGGTTAATCCGTTATCAGCGTCCTCAAGAACATAAGGAATGGCTTCTCTCAATGCTTTATCACCTTTAGTGATCGGAATGCCAAACTCCAGTAAATAGGAACGCAGTTGATTACTTATACTTACCTTCTGCCTAACCAGTAGATCTCGCATATGAACGATGGATTGCTGACACTGCTCTTCAACGGTTGGTATGCGACAGGATTTTATTTGAGATTGCGTAGCTGCGATAGCAATGGCAATAGCGTCATTGGCATCGGTTTTTTGGCCCTGCCTGAATGCAGCTGCCCGACGTGGGGCAATAGCCTTCACTTCATGCCCTTGCTCTTTAGCATATCGAGCCCAATAGTTGGTTGTACTGCATGACTCCATTGCTACCAGTGTTGCTTTTTCCCTGGCTAAAAATTCCAGCAGTTTCTTACGGCTCATTTCTCGATTAAAAATAATCTTGCCATCGAAATTCATCTTACAGACCTGAAAAACACTCTTTGCAAGGTCAATAGCAATAACGGTAGAATATTTCATGTATGGACTCCTTTTGTAAAAGTTTGGTCGCTTATTACGCTACTCCTGAGGGAGCCGGGAGTCCATACATCTCCAGCGTGGGAATGCATATCGGAGTTAATTTAATCACTTAAACTCTAACG is from Vibrio sp. JC009 and encodes:
- a CDS encoding IS110 family transposase, which encodes MKYSTVIAIDLAKSVFQVCKMNFDGKIIFNREMSRKKLLEFLAREKATLVAMESCSTTNYWARYAKEQGHEVKAIAPRRAAAFRQGQKTDANDAIAIAIAATQSQIKSCRIPTVEEQCQQSIVHMRDLLVRQKVSISNQLRSYLLEFGIPITKGDKALREAIPYVLEDADNGLTGQFRACLSQMYEQFINLIEQVEAFTQQLQQSIAQDKVCRRLQALEGVGPVCSVLLKVALGQAEHFSKGREASACLGLTPVQHSSGGKQKIGSIAKKCGHNMLRSALFRGALTVVCKLEKREARTGKEQWLKDLTTRRGKKVAAIALANKTVRTALAMIKSDEEYKPQPLVA
- a CDS encoding BCCT family transporter; protein product: MTKGIDKYSIDSTDYQVGQDNVQKWGFDVHNPVFGLSAGIMVLILIALVVMDPGTAKSALDSIKWGIINQFDELFMWSGNIFLLFCIGLVLSPYGKIRIGGTDCRPEHSNLSWMAMLFAAGMGIGLLFWGVAEPLAYFTGWYETPLNVEANSQEAIRVALGATVYHWGFNAWAMYAVVALALAFFAYNKGLPLSIRSIFYPILGDRAWGWFGHVIDIMAVVATIFGLAPSLGLGAQQVTSGINYVFGTDGGLMTQMVIIVFVTLLATYSVYRGIEGGVKLISNINIIVAAALLFFVIAVTIDTAPHYMMETTLGYIENFVALSNPYGREDELWMHGWTVFYWAWWISWSPFVGMFIARVSKGRTVREFVVAVIIVPTLVTILWMSTFGGIAIDQVFNKVGELGANGLGDVSLALFHLYDSLPLSSVISLLSIVLIMVFFVTSSDSGSLVIDNITAGGKIDNPVPQRVFWAVIEGAIAGVLLYVGGAEALQALQAGVIVTALPFTIVMILMCISLLMGLTTEPRE
- a CDS encoding 3'-5' exonuclease — its product is MFFKKSNNCNWPEYYHQAPSRVKDQRLLSFFEQGIFSPETPLSQIRFVALDFETTGLDPDKDDIISIGLVPFTLNRIYLNQAKHWIVSPSQPLEEESVIIHGITHSDIVDAPDLTRILEQVLESLAGHVVVAHFRKIERNFLDKALKERIGEGMLFPIVDTMEVEAEIQKKRTQGIVNRLKGTRPLSVRLAKSRARYGLPVYSAHHALTDAIATAELLQAQISHHYSDMDPISKFWK